The DNA segment TGGTGGCCGCACCGTCACCCACGCCACACCAATCAAACCCTTCCCGCACAATTCCAGCTGGTAGGAACGTTCAATGGgtatttttgggatgtcctggTGTAGGAAAAGGCACCTATGCTAGTCGACTCTCCGCTCTTCTCGGGGTGCCGCACATCGCCACCGGCGATCTGGTTCGAGAAGAGCTCTCCTCCTCTGGATCGCTTTCCAAAGAAGTACACCTTTATTCCctaacaatttcatatcattattcatatttttttgtttataaatTGGTTGGTCATAGCAGTGGgatatatttttatgatttgtAATTTGTTTATAAATCGGTTTAGGGGAACAAAATTCTCCATAAATCtccttttatatattatatagttGCTTATGTATTTCGATCTActgatttaaaaatattaactgGGTTAATTGCATAACTTTCCAAGATTGTGGGAAGCTCTGAAAAGCCATGACGTTCTGAAGCACACTCAAGTTCCATCTACTTCAGCAAGTATAAATGTATTTTTCTGAGAAAAGTTAAGAACTTGAGTGACTGTATTAGGTGCAAATTTAGGAAGCATATAGACCACATTGAGTGTCCACACTCGTGAGTTTTTAATTCTTTTACTTCTGGAAATGGCATAACATGCAAAGTGACAAACAGATTGAAATATTGTGAATGGTTTTGCTGATTTGGGTGTGTGGAAGGTTGTTGGGAATCGGATGCATCCTAGCATCTGAAGTTTCAAGCAAGAAATAAAAACTGTGTTGTTTTATTACGTTTgttctttgtttttttgtttttttttttgtttttttgtttttttgttttttttgtttttttgttgttAAACTTTTGATTGAAGACATCTCTGTTCTCATTCGCAGCTTGCAGAGATCGTAAATCAGGGTAAATTGGTGTCTGATGAGATCGTTATTAACTTATTGTCAAAGAGGCTTGAGATGGGAGAGGCCAAAGGAGAATCCGGGTTCATACTCGATGGTTTTCCTCGCACGGTCCGACAAGCGGTAAGTGGTTCATTTTTATAGTCGTTTCCCATCTTACTTAGATTTCAGCTTTATCACGGTCCTGATAAACATCCTCCAACTGTGATCAACTTACTTTCTTGCACCCGTCTTAGTGCCCTACTTTGTAATATGAAGTTTGTGATTTGGTAGGGCCTGAACAGTGGGGGAGTAGTTGAAGGCCCCGACGTGGTTGTCATAGGGCCATTGCATTGTATTTACTCTAGATACTAGTAAGCTGGTGTAAATGGTTtatattaaatgattttttaataGTTGCCTGTGCGAGTGACAAAAATGTTCTGAACTCAGATTATATATGATTATtgtttgttttgaatttgaatattgGAAATTCTAGTTGGAACACACTCTGCATGCTGGGCAATTCTGGTTTCAGCTTACAGTAAGGAATTAACCTTACCATAAGGTCCTCCGGGGCTGTCAGTTAGAGGTCTAAATGCCCAATTCCTTCCTCAGAAGGGAAGGGTTCGAACAATCAGATGGAATTGACTTTTACATGGAAACAGGCTCTTTATCTAAATCTCCTTACCAAACAAGAAAAAATTGAGTGAGAGAGGTGGTTCGGCATTTCTCTAATGACAAAACAAGAAAGTCCAGTGGATCGGAGATTTTACTGTTCTCTAGTGTTCATCTTCCTCCTTGCCCATTATTTCTTCATTCTTTCTAGAAATGCCAATTGTGTGGTGGAACAACTTACTCATTTATCTGGAAGATGTCCAAAATGCATTTCTGAAAAGTTGCATTTCCCCCTTATGCAGGAAATATTGGATGAAGTGACAGACATCGACCTGGTGGTGAATTTGAGGCTCCCAGAGAGTGTACTCGTAGAAAAATGCCTTGGAAGAAGGATTTGCGGCCAATGTGGGAAGAATTTTAATATTGCTACCATAAATATTAAGGGTGAAAATGGTAACCCTGACATAACTATGGCCCCACTTCCTCCTCCTCCTCAGTGTGCTTCAAAGCTTGAAACCCGTTCCGATGATACTGAAGCCATCATAAAAGAAAGGCTTCGCGTGTACGATGAAAAGGTACTGCTTCTGTCCTTGCTCCCCCTCCCTCTTTTGCCTCGTAAGGAGATGGAACTTAGGGGaagataaattttataatttcttgaaTAATAGAGTATCTTTGTAGAGTTGCTATCAAAGAAGATGACAGGTTATAAGCTCTTTTGTTTGTGGCCATGTTAGCTGCCAGGATCTCAGGCAATCAATCCTCAGAAAACAAAGATTACATCTTGTTTGCGAATTGCAAATTTGAGAGTATTGGCCGAGATTAAACCCAATTTTTCAATAATTCGTTTCGTTCTCTTTCTTTTAATCAATGCAGAGTCAGCCAGTCGAGGGTTTCTATCGGGACCAAGGAAAGCTTCTGGAATTCAATTTACCTGGAGGCATCCCAGAGTCATGGCCGAAGTTGCTGGAAGCACTAAGCCTTGATGATAACGAGGTCAAACAATATGCCACGGCATGATCAGTCGCCACGCATGTCTTCACTTCTCGCTTAGATTTTTTTTGCAGAAAACATGATATTTATTCGAATTCCCTTTCACCCCATCTCAATATTTGGGCAAAATAACTAAACAGTTGAGAGTTATTGGCCGTTGATCATAGTGGCTGTTGTCTTTCGTGCTGCTTATTTTTCGGTTGCAGAATTTTGTTGTAACATTATAGCAGTGAACGGCTGCAGTGTTGCAGCCTGAAATTGATTTTTTGTAATAAGAATTCACTGAGAGATTGCCAAATATGATGATATtatattctttattttcatCGTCACTATGATTTCGAGTAAATCACCATTCTGTATATTTTGCACCTTATATCTTGAAATTTTTCACCCACTTTTTTGCCATAATTGAGCATTGGAGGTGACATTTAAGAAATGTCATTGATATATGGTTTCAGTATCCAAGCTCACCCATCGATGCAAGATTGAAGTGGCATCACCTCCTAACTTCATGCTTATGTTATATGTTCAATTTTTTTCACACGACAATTTATTGGAAAATGAGATAATACCCAACACCGTAAGATGTTATCTGACAATAAAATCGAATTGTTGATATTCATGAATATATGTGagttttattgatttttcagtGGACTTTATATCTATCGTAAAATATTCATCCTTTAAAAATAGTTTGAAATTTTTCCAATTTATGGATAAGAGGAGAAAAAAAAACCCTGAATTGGAAATTTCCCAAATTTATAGATACGAGGGTTGCTCATGTTTGATACTAGCACACGGATGCACGCGTTACGTGCTTTGTACGgtctatttttttaattgaatttttttaaaaaaaatagtgaaagaaaaaaaggcaattttgtaaatgaatATCCACTAAAGGGCaaaaaaaaagattgaaattgaCATTTTCGTAATTTTTGTAATCATATGGTTATCAAAGGGTAAAAATATGAGAGATGTCATACCAACATACCAAAGCTCATCTGTAATATAATACTAGTACCTGGACGCACGCGTTGCGTACCTTCTATTGTCTATtttttaaactaaaaataaatagtgaaataaaaaaaatagaatttttgtaaataaatattcataaaagacaaaaaaaataaaaaaataaaaatggcaTTTTCCTAATTACATATTACATAACTATCAAGGGTAAAATCATGAGGGACTGGGAGACCAACCATACCAAAAGACCACTAAGATGTTCTTACTTTatctttactatattataatacttctctaccttttaaaaattgttttgcTATGCAAATGATGACACCATTCTAATATTACATTTATACCCTCAAAAATGTCTTTGTCTTTTCATTGTTGTTGggtaaaatagaaaaaaaaatccaacctcactatcttcatctcccactatctttgttttttcaaatcaaatatttaaataaaataaatacataaaatttatatattatatcacacaCGCAAAGTGTGTGTTTGGATGCTAGCATATAGTATAGATAGAGATAGAGATAGTACTATTAAACATATACACACGACGTGtacatataaattaaattgTTGTCGTGTATAACAAACTTTTATCTGAAATATAATAACAATTgagtaattttatatataatgctattttttgttattaatttttgattatttattttatttaaaaagaaCTAAGATAGTTATGGATAAGGGTATTTTGGAAACAAAAAATGATATGACATAACCAATCAAAAATAGTTACTATGTAGGCCTCAAACTTAATAACATAGATAAAtgagataaaaaaatattaatacatctcatttattattaattaattttataaaatatctataataaaatcaagtattttcaaaaaaatataaatgtaaCATATAATGAAACCcctaatatttatatataatggGGAAAAAAGAATTTATCCGACACTCGTAAATTTCCCTTCTTGGACGATGGCAATTTCGTCATTTCGCTCACGTCGCAAGCAATTCATTCATGTTAATGTATTCGACGCCGTTGGCAGTTTGTGCCTTCCGTCATAACGGCGTTTTCGCAGCCGTTtcagatattttttttattaaacatCCACGTGTACACCGATTAGCCGGCTCCAAATCAAAATTGATTTGGTTGAATGGGCTCGAGCTCTCGTCTTTAGATTTGGTCCACGCCTTATTACCACGTCACCCGAATCCATCCTACGTGGAATCTCTCTCTCCTACGTGTCGTGCGCGGATGCGGCCCATCGTCCACGTCGGCATCGGGATTCAACAAATCGCTTCAACCTCTAGTCCCCTTCCGTATTTGCCAAAACCAGTCGAGACCCACCCCCCCTACCCCAAAAAAGTATGCCTTATCTTAAATATTTGTTCGAACCTTGATTCAGTTGTGTTTGGATGTCTCCTCTGTTCTTGTTTCTTGCTCCTTCTGCTACATTTGTGCtctctttttttatttaattgattttttttttcatttctatcGAAATTTTGAAGGAGAAATTGGAATCATTGACGGCCGATTTGTTTGTTTGCGTAAGGGTGAGCTAGGAAGGTCTTGCTGCCTCGTTTTGAGAACCCATTTATCTGTTTTCGTTTATGAATTGTTTGGTTCAATGTTTAGCGTTTGCGTGTTTCTTTTGTTAGGGTTTGGGGTACAGTTTGGTCTGTGATGCCCTGTTCTGTTGTGTGCAGATATTGAGCAATCTTCAGGGCATTGAGGAATCTTTCTGATTAAACGGAAGAAGGTTTGATTCTGAATTTTAGGGTTGAATTAAGAAGCTGCTCGTCTGGTTTTGCTTCCTTGTTCTTTGATTACCTACCGAGACTTGAGATGGGGGTCATTTTGACTGCTTTTGGATGGATGGATTTGGGTTTACGAGAGGTTTGGATGAACGAATTTGGATTTACCTTGGGATTTTTTAAGTGATAGGATTTGAAATGAAAGGTTTTTAATAGAATTTCATATCTTCAAAGATGAATTAAAAACGTATCGGATTAGAATGATCGGTTTCCAATTCTTAATTTTGTTCTTGTTCCTGAACATGCGCAATTCGTTTGGAtatatttttgacaattttacgCATAAAATGTGTCAGATGTTCGACTACCATTCCGTGCTCCATGTGTGTCTGTCACTGATTTGTGTTTTTATCATGAAGGATTTTAGTTTCCTCGACAATGCTTTATCAAAGATTTTCATGTAAGTGATTTGGGATCTAGTTGGTGGGGTTGTTTATCATGAATATTGAAGCTAGTGAAGACAAAGGGTCATTGGATGAGGATAGAGGCGCCAAATATGAGAGTACTGTTGCCGCGACCGAGTTAGAAACTCCAGGGGCGCTGCGAATGCAACACCAGCCGTCTCAAGGGACAGTGGTCTGTTGGGAGAGATTTCTTCACGTGAGATCCATTCGGGTCTTGCTTGTGGAGAATGATCATTCTACTCGCCATGTTGTTTCTGCTTTACTCAGGAACTGTAATTATGAAGGTTGGTGCATTGAATTGTGCTGAAGAAGGCTTCTTGCGAATGCTTAATGTTGTGATCAAGTAACCACTATTGTGTTAATGTTCTTAACCAACTCTGCATGAAATTTAGTCTTTCGTGTTTACTTCATCTTCCTACTCATGTTTCCTTGAAAGGAGAACGAATGACAGAGAGTTGAAAcccaagaaaaaaaatttcttcataACTGGGGACACTAATATAATTTCAAATGAATaatttgatatgaaaatcaTGTGAGACTTGCTTCAGATAGCAATTCGAAGTTCATTTTTTTCTATGTATTTATATCGTGCAAGGAAAAAATGGATGGTGGGAATTGGGATTTAAGAGTTGAAATACAGATAtcagataaaatatttttgttttgaacttTGAAGTAgtggaaatattttattttgcatgTCTAAGTGTTAGctatcagatttttttttctcgGATAAGTAAGTAGCATACAAAGATTAAATTAAAGAAAGCGCATGTTTTTCTGCCCCCTTCCGTAATTTAATGTTTCATGAAACGAAGAGCTATATGTGATTCTTTGGCTTGAGTCTGAAACGATCCATGCAGTGCTTGATGCTGCTAATGGACTGCAAGCATGGAAAATCTTACAAGATCTCACCAACCATGTTGACCTTGTCTTGACGGAGGTGGTAATGCCTAATTTATCCGGAATAGCTCTTCTATGCAAGATTATGAGCCACAAAACTCGCAAGAATATTCCTGTCGTTAGTGAGTGACTATTCCCTTTTATcagtataatatttttttatgccaTGTAACAGAATGCTGTTACCTCGACCCTGGATGATATTTTCATGCAGTGATGTCATCAAATGATTCAATGGGATTAGTCGTAATGTGTCTGTCTAAAGGCGCGGTTGACTTCTTGGTGAAACCTATTCGAAAAAATGAGCTTAAGAACCTTTGGCAGCATGTCTGGAGGAGATGCCACAGTGTGAGTCATCTCTACTTTCTTAGCCCGATTTGAGAACCATGAACTTGTGTaccataaaaacacataaataaaGACAATACATAGGGTATTATATTGCCTGTATACTATGTTTACATATGGATATACCTCTGAGTTGATTGTAGGTGCTTCCGAGGTTATAAAGTTGTCATTCAGCAGGATGTTTTCGGCATTATTTCTCGATACTTCCTATACAAACATTACTGCTAAAGAACAGTTATCCTGAGTACAAATAGAATTAAGCTAATACTGAAAAGCAGGACGTTTGAGATTGTCTTGGATGAGGAggttttcctttttctctccATCTATATCATCatcgcaattttttttttttttttttcaaatgtgCATTACCAAAATGAATAGAAAAATCTGAACTGTTTGGAAATCGGTGAAATCAGTTTAGGCAAAACATGATAGGAGCCTTCATGAACATCGAAAATGGTCTCTAAGTACCCTACACTTGTGGCCATTCCAGAGTGTTAAGAAATTGGTTTGAACCTAACttacctcaaaagctagctcaagaggtgaggtttgtccttgtctatatattaaactcccAGGTTATTTAAccaaccgatgtgggacaaACTAAACATACCAACACACCCCTCGCACGTCCAAGAATTAAACGACTGGAACGTGGAGAAATTAATGGGTGGCCCAATTATGGGACGGGCGAGGCCAACTATGGGTCGCCCAACGTGGAACCCGGACTTTGATACCATGTTAAGAAattgacttggacctaactcacctcaaaagctagctcaagaggtgaggtTTGTCCTTGTCTATATATTAAACTCTCAGGTTATTTAACCAACCGATGTGAGACAAACTAAACATACCAACACAGAGTTTGGTAGGTGAGCCTCtttaaatgttatttttttCTCACATTTGCATAGAAAAGTGACTACTTGACTCGTCTTGGAGGAGGTCTTTGATGGATCTTTTAGCATGTGTTTCCTTCTTTCTAATTTATAATTTGTTGTTATTAAACGAGTTTCGTTAGGTTTCATCATGTACATTTTCCTTAACATGCTCAATGTATTTGTCCCATCTCAGTCTAGTGGAAGCGGGAGTGAAAGTGGAACACAAACTCAAAAATATGTAAAATCAAAAGGCAGTGAGAAATCAGAGAACAATGAAAGCAATGATGGAAGCAACGGCTTAACTGTGGGTGATGGAAGTGACGACTTGAGCGGAGCACAAGTAAGGAAGTGCTTTCTTTTATTTCTCTTGATAGAGTACAAAACTTTGTTTTAGGCATCAACTTTACTAATTTGTTCGTGTACAGAAGAACCTGAAAATTTCATGTATAATTATCTTTTGGATGACTTGAACCTTAATATCGCTTAATTTTAAAGGACTCCGTTTATTCCTTTTCAACCCCATGTGATTTAATAAATGAAATCTTGAATAATTTCTGCAAACACTGCTTTCCCTTTTTCTAAAATGTGGAAGGGTTGTTTGGTACGCGAGAAACAAGTGCGAAGAAGCCATGAAGAGAAACCCTGTAACGCGGTATCTGACATGCAAGAGTCATCACATATAGTCACATAATCACACTAAAGAGTTCATAAGATTTCAGTAGTCCACCGTCTTTTTGTGTTCTATACTGCATGCCTGAATCTAAAAAGTTGGCACCAGGTTATGCAATTTTCAACCTGGCTTTCTTTCAATTAGTGATTCTTGGTGACAATTCAATTAAGGTTATTCTGATGCTTAGGTTCAATAACAGTGTTAAATGACATTGTCTTCTCTAATCTCTTATATTTATGAATGGTTCGCATTCCTAGTTTCAAGGAATGGTGGTGCATCAATCTTTTAGCCACATCATCGTGTGTGGAAAGTAATCGCTTTTTTACATGTGAAGCCATTATAATTCGGTCCTTATTATACAGAGCTCTTGGACAAAGCAAGCTGTAGAAGTCGAAAGTTCACAAGCTATGTCACCAATGGATCATGCAGCTGAGTGCCAAGATAGCACGTGTGCCCAAGTTATTCGTTCAAAGGCTGAGATCTCTGGCACTAAAAGGATGCATATTTGTGTATCAGGGGGAGGTCATGAGCAAAAACCACCTGGTAATGTGTGCTATGTGGCTTTGTTCTAAATTCTTCTTCTTTACATGATCCGACAAACTATGTCTCCGTAGATATTGTTGAAGATGATAAAAATTTGGAGACAAACATTCCTAAAGACTGGGTATCACAGTCTGAAAATCCAGTTAAAGTTCCACTTACTGTCACGGGTCCAAATCTCAAGTCCTTGTCAGAAGTAAATTACAATACAAGTATTGACCAGGTTGCTGAGGGACGACCCTGTCCAATGAGTGAATACTTGTTTGAAAAACATGAAGGTGACTGTGAAAAAACTTCTACGCCtgtcattgatgatttgatgttAGAGAATCTGAGTTTACTATAGAGGTTACTAACTTTTTGAACCTAGGAAACAATGCAACTGGTGATTCGAAGGAACCAAAATTTGAGCTTAGCTTGAAAAGGCTTAGAGGAGTTCAGGACACCGGAAGATCAGTTCAAGATGATCGTTATATCTTGAGGCGTTCTGAGCAATCTGCTTTCTCGAGGTTTGAAAGAAATTATTCAATGATAATTTTTGAATCTTTTATGATTATATACTCGGTTAGGGAATAGCCAATTTTAGTGAGAGAAAGGATTGCGGATCAGAAATTGTTACTTTAACTCTATTACTACAGGTATAATACATCATCAAATTTTCTCAAGGCTGCCGATGGAATTACAGGGAGTAGTTCCATAATTGGTAATAGCGTTGAAGTTGCCAGAAAAGAATCTGTTGCCGATGTGCAACTTCTCTTAACTGATGGTCTTGCGTATCAAGGCTCAAATGGAGTTAGCGACAATATTGATATGGGTTCCACCACTAATAAGCTTACAACCCAGCCATCAATTAGGAAAGATAAGTCTGAAGCAACTTCCACAATCAATGGCTTACATCCATATGCTTTTAAACCTGTGAAAAATGATCTTAGATTCTCCCAACAGCGAGATAATCCCCTTCTAAAAGGATGCTCAAGCAAGGTCGAAATCCAGCACCCACATCATGAAAAAAATTACCACCTTAACCATCATTTTCATAAGTTAGACGCAAAGCCGTCATCAAATCTTGATGATTCGGCGCTAAAGCAGTTGGCTTCActcgatccagactttggatcATCTAGTGTTTTAGGTGGACCCATTAACTATAGTCTGAATGGAAGTGCCTCAGGAAGTAACCGTGTAAGTAATGGACAAAATGGAAGCAACACTGCCATTAATACCCCCGAGAATAATGTAGAAAGTGATGTTGGCCAAGCTGGTAAAAGTGGAAGTGGGGATGCTAATAACTCTGGTGGTGGTGGAAATAGAATGGATGAGACCAAGCTTGCACAGAGGGAGGCCGCCTTGAACAAGTTCCGTCAGAAGAGGAAGGAAAGATGCTTTACGAAAAAGGTATTTAGTATGATTTTATAAGAATTATGTTGCCATCACATCACTCTTCAGACGGTCTCTTATTGTTCAATTTTGTCTCAGGTACGATACCAAAACAGAAAGAAACTAGCAGAACAGCGTCCTCGTGTTCGAGGACAGTTTGTAAAGAAAACGGGACATGACAGTTCAAACAATTGCTCGGAAGACTAGTTCCGTGCACCCTCCAGCTAATTCTTTTTTCTTATCTTTGCAAGATACCACTGTTTTACATGTTAAGTATTTATGATCTAATTGTGGATGGTTGTCTTTCAGTTTTGCGTTGGGGATAATTCTCTCTTTTGTGCTGTATATGTTCTTTAGAATTGTTCTCAgtgaattaattgtttttcccTCAGATTCATCAAATCTCAACCAAACGTTCCCTAGAAACTGATCGTTTTAGAAATCTATCATGGACCAGAAACGAGAAATTTAACAAAAACGACCACGCAAACGCACGCACAACGCACTTTTTTTTTACCTCGAAATCTAATATTCATGTTGTGCTGATTGATAACACACCTCACCATAACCTGCAAAAGCATAGAGAAATGAGATTGCAGGTGAACGAGTAATCCGCAGAAGCAAAGAATTGAACAGCTAAAGCTGTAATCTCTACTCTATATACTGCTGCTTCCTGTTGACGGAGAACGAAAGAAGCGGTTTTGTCGTGTGCATGGCGAAACATGAACCTGCGAATGCTTCAGATTTTTCTGTGTTGTTTGGATACATGGGGGTGCAAATGCTTCAGATTTAACCAAACGCAATCTCGGTAGCTAGAGAGATTCAAAATCACGCGTGGAATTGGAAAATGTTTACCAGTTAATTTAAACACATGTTAAATATGATGCTATTGTGAGCAGGAGAGAAGTTAAAACTAATCTCAATACACATGCACATATACTTATATAAGCTGTTGAAAAATATAATCtcatattttctaaattttagtTTCACTGCCTAATTATTTGCTATTTTTCTGGCCGAAAGTGCGCTTTGACAGATCGTAATAAAGAAGCAAATGGAGATGTTTTTGATATGTAATTGCTTCACTCTGATGGAGTTTTCCATCATTTTTAGAATTATAACATATGAATCTATAACTATaaatgaatttgattttatGCATGGTCACACACACATTCATACAAAATATTCTCTCGTCatttttacataaaaatcaaacaaaataagtaaaataactaaaatttgggaaaaagtCGTCTTTCTCACGTTTAATGGATAGATAATCGCACGATCATATGTATTATTAACAACATAGAATCCTATTTAATTACTAAATCTTTTTTTGGGCTAAGCCCTTCAATTTATTTCCAATCCTTTGAATTCAACTCAACGTTGAATCACTTTATTGCTTATTCTTGGCATTTCCCAGCAGGGAAACTTCTTCACTTTTTGTCTCTTTAGCGTCTACCCGTCTTCCTACATAAAGGTTTCGTCTCTCTCTTAATTTTCTCACTCATTTTTCAGTCTTTTGTCTTTCTTGTTTTTGGGTTTTTTCTTCTTCGGGCGGAGGAATCGTTGAGGAGGAGATATAAAATTTTCGGGTACGTACCATTTcgtttttgggtttttttctgCGTATGTTTTACTTTGCTGCTTTATGGGCTTTGTCTCAACTCTTCAATGGCATTTCCGGGAAGCCTTTTTACGTTGAAAAGTTTTTTCTTTTCATGTCCAAGTTACTTGAGATTCAAGAGTCTATTTATGATTGTTTGTTGAATGTGATGTTTTTGTGTTGAAACAGAAGGCAAGTTTCTGAGTGAATCTGTGACAGCGACTCATTTCAGGTGACAAATCAATTTTTGTGTgtgggtgtgtgtgtgtgtgtgttttttttttctgaaattcTCGTTTCACTTTTTTCCCCCCGCAAGTATAGTCTCTCGTCTCTACGTGATGAAAAagctttttttttgtttaaaaaaaaaagttgcacATTTCTGGATTGTACCCTTAAATGTGCAATGCATTTCGTGTTCCTGTTTGCTTTATGATTGATTTATATTTAGTGACACTAAGCTTAGGACCATGCTGTGTAGTCTCTTTTATTTGGGGCAGACACATGCGGAATATATATGTTGTAACAATATAACATTTTCACATGATGTATATCCTGTCCGCACCAGATGTTGTAAGAATTTCAACACTCTACGTTCTGTTTATGTGGATGGTTTGAGTTACAATGGATTGTCGGATGGAAAGAAGGGAAAAATATGAACATGGATTCACACTTTTCGCAAGCTAAACTTGTCTAGTTGAACGGCTTTAGTCAATCTATGATCGATCATTTTGAATAACTATCTATTCGGGCATTTAGATGGTGGATTCTATGCTACACCTGATATAGCCATGACATTTAGATTGGTGTGACCTCCCATTCACAATGAATGGTGGATATCCCAAAATCTTATGCTGCAAGTGGAACTAGTACTTGTAATgccttttatttttctttgattccCATTCTT comes from the Henckelia pumila isolate YLH828 chromosome 1, ASM3356847v2, whole genome shotgun sequence genome and includes:
- the LOC140874921 gene encoding adenylate kinase produces the protein MAAVARLFRSSSSASSSSIIRRSLSTVVAAPSPTPHQSNPSRTIPAGRNVQWVFLGCPGVGKGTYASRLSALLGVPHIATGDLVREELSSSGSLSKELAEIVNQGKLVSDEIVINLLSKRLEMGEAKGESGFILDGFPRTVRQAEILDEVTDIDLVVNLRLPESVLVEKCLGRRICGQCGKNFNIATINIKGENGNPDITMAPLPPPPQCASKLETRSDDTEAIIKERLRVYDEKSQPVEGFYRDQGKLLEFNLPGGIPESWPKLLEALSLDDNEVKQYATA
- the LOC140889585 gene encoding two-component response regulator-like APRR7 translates to MNIEASEDKGSLDEDRGAKYESTVAATELETPGALRMQHQPSQGTVVCWERFLHVRSIRVLLVENDHSTRHVVSALLRNCNYEVLDAANGLQAWKILQDLTNHVDLVLTEVVMPNLSGIALLCKIMSHKTRKNIPVVMMSSNDSMGLVVMCLSKGAVDFLVKPIRKNELKNLWQHVWRRCHSSSGSGSESGTQTQKYVKSKGSEKSENNESNDGSNGLTVGDGSDDLSGAQSSWTKQAVEVESSQAMSPMDHAAECQDSTCAQVIRSKAEISGTKRMHICVSGGGHEQKPPDIVEDDKNLETNIPKDWVSQSENPVKVPLTVTGPNLKSLSEVNYNTSIDQVAEGRPCPMSEYLFEKHEGNNATGDSKEPKFELSLKRLRGVQDTGRSVQDDRYILRRSEQSAFSRYNTSSNFLKAADGITGSSSIIGNSVEVARKESVADVQLLLTDGLAYQGSNGVSDNIDMGSTTNKLTTQPSIRKDKSEATSTINGLHPYAFKPVKNDLRFSQQRDNPLLKGCSSKVEIQHPHHEKNYHLNHHFHKLDAKPSSNLDDSALKQLASLDPDFGSSSVLGGPINYSLNGSASGSNRVSNGQNGSNTAINTPENNVESDVGQAGKSGSGDANNSGGGGNRMDETKLAQREAALNKFRQKRKERCFTKKVRYQNRKKLAEQRPRVRGQFVKKTGHDSSNNCSED